Proteins encoded by one window of Blautia argi:
- a CDS encoding minor capsid protein yields the protein MPAKVIIKIDKAAEAANIKMAGDEALSDVRDDIIDDINQYVPVQGGKPQNGGGGGLQSSARMHSDQTAHKGKLTIRWDTPYAQYQNKGEVMKGRPGPTRTYGPEKLKYTSEAAKAEWEKYAEQKHGEDWVLAVGKGIEQRLG from the coding sequence ATGCCGGCAAAAGTGATAATCAAAATAGACAAGGCGGCAGAGGCGGCGAACATCAAAATGGCTGGCGATGAGGCATTAAGTGATGTCAGAGATGATATCATTGATGACATCAACCAATATGTTCCGGTGCAAGGCGGAAAACCTCAAAATGGAGGTGGAGGAGGACTACAAAGCTCTGCCAGAATGCACTCTGACCAAACTGCCCATAAAGGAAAACTTACTATCCGTTGGGATACTCCTTATGCCCAGTATCAAAACAAGGGCGAAGTCATGAAAGGAAGGCCAGGACCTACCCGTACTTATGGGCCGGAGAAGCTAAAATACACCAGCGAAGCTGCGAAAGCAGAATGGGAAAAATATGCAGAACAAAAACATGGAGAAGATTGGGTTCTTGCAGTGGGAAAAGGAATAGAACAAAGATTGGGGTGA
- a CDS encoding head-tail connector protein, translating to MLYVDEEFYLNIFRGEPVQEADFPALEERAAELIEEMCRYRINPENFTSYSERIQMLIKKAVCAEIEYLDANGGSEMDNGADLQSAGLGKFSFTKTSSEGSSEQSLYAPRARRLLAPTGLLYRGGGSV from the coding sequence ATGCTTTATGTAGATGAAGAATTTTACTTAAATATTTTTCGTGGGGAACCAGTCCAGGAGGCTGATTTCCCTGCCCTTGAAGAAAGGGCTGCTGAGCTGATAGAAGAGATGTGCAGGTACCGGATAAACCCTGAAAACTTCACAAGCTACAGCGAAAGGATACAGATGCTTATCAAAAAAGCTGTCTGTGCAGAAATAGAGTACCTGGACGCTAACGGAGGTTCTGAGATGGACAATGGGGCTGACCTGCAAAGCGCCGGACTGGGAAAATTCAGTTTTACAAAGACTTCTTCAGAAGGTAGCAGCGAGCAGAGCCTTTATGCACCAAGAGCAAGGAGGCTTCTGGCGCCTACTGGGCTTTTATACAGGGGAGGCGGAAGCGTATGA
- a CDS encoding phage tail tape measure protein, with product MSKHKVEIDVSLNMDGLSKDFDALEKKAKAGTKTTVSAVSQLASVMEETGAATKGAGQDFEKVSDDMKKASKETSEEIEDLKKAIDNTKDSTEGLKDSEREFGRQSRETGKNQEELGEKTEETRQKLEQSRESFLSWGNVAKTAVKGATVVTGILFAAMGTAAGVSAKFGTEYKQASNTIQTSTGATKEEMEGLSEVMKNVYTGNFGEDMNEVAQAVATVKKSLGGTDQEIQKATEAAFGFRDTFGYDISESTRAASMLMKTFGTDAEHAYDLMAKGAQKGLDFSGEMLDSIIEYAPQFSKAGLSAEQMFNIMASGYEAGAWNLDKVGDAVKELNIRLVDGSKTTAEGLEMIGMNADEVAKKMSEGGETATETYKQVVKGLAEMDDKQAQNIAGVNLFGTMWEDLGPGVVEQLAVMEGAYDDVKGTMEEINRVKYDDVGSALEALKRKAEVSLLLPISENIMPAISNATEAAIGYIDELANAYETQGVKGLVEEAGEIFADIATNAAEQAPEMVDVAVNFIDNTVKGLQKNKRKLANAGKELTKALCGAVVNLLPKELQEPVEDAMDSLVDSITGGGIRNGVKTFSNIFENGFEVVAKVTKTVLPPFIKIVDKTADNLDILIPLVAAGAAAFEGYKVVDGVTGSIKASAKAVELLAEAEKTGTVAQLASTGAVKAKDIAVALLTGKIKLATVAQTAWNAIMAANPIGLVITAVGALVAGLTVYKLATDDSKESQYALTEEQKKANKEIHKQYEAYKELDSARKESMESIDAEYGYLTELNDELKGLIDSNGQVKAGYEDRANFIVNQLSEALGIEKEKVWEIIQANGSLGDSIDQIIEKKKAEALLTANEEAYAEAIKQKDSALKSYTDKLSEYEAAQKKYNDAQEAATKAQEEYQEILKNSPEAAAAHQLASREIYEAADEAKAAYDETKKTLKEAEETYVGYNATIQNYEGLSSAIISGDAAKINEAMQNIQNSFITAETGTEKSLKKQVKNTEDHYKAMKKAVEDGTPGVTQEMVDSAKHMVDKSKAELDKLQQKAKESTEKAGNSAAQGIAGTTPHMIEVMENLAQSAMDTLDSKSGEFEKTGEDSGEAVNQGLSSKKADIDKTSKEIADSSNKQLGSADTKKTGERKTDEYDNGVASNKGKIERTSKNIADSSNEKLGSADTQGTGSRKTKEYDLGVGSNKSSIDLTSKAIADSSDSLLGSADTGYTGRRKGSEYDNGLGSNRWGIDSTSRWLSDTANAGMGSSNTRATGESQGGEYVSGVESNDRGANAAGASLAENADSGARSYDGYGPGSDFGSGFTSGIRDWFSDAVDAATSLASKAFNAAKRWLDEHSPSRKTRKVGQYFSEGFALGIEDKEKMAEKASENLAKAALDSVEFPEFNLGMNSEEIQEAVGFINEAVSRRGEIFARTAFAVNAEKYEKQQSDRLSDREIQAIGKAVADVVNDRMEEFKFVVGTREFGRAVREVKK from the coding sequence GTGTCGAAACATAAAGTAGAAATAGATGTTTCTTTGAACATGGACGGGCTTTCGAAGGATTTTGATGCCTTAGAGAAAAAAGCAAAGGCTGGGACGAAAACAACGGTTTCGGCAGTTAGTCAGCTGGCATCTGTTATGGAGGAAACCGGAGCAGCTACAAAAGGAGCCGGACAGGATTTTGAAAAAGTATCCGATGATATGAAAAAAGCGTCTAAGGAAACTTCTGAGGAGATAGAAGACCTAAAGAAGGCCATAGACAACACAAAAGATAGCACAGAGGGGTTAAAAGATTCTGAAAGGGAATTTGGAAGGCAGTCCAGGGAAACAGGAAAAAACCAGGAGGAATTGGGGGAAAAGACAGAAGAAACCAGACAGAAATTAGAACAGTCAAGAGAAAGCTTCCTGTCATGGGGGAATGTGGCAAAAACGGCAGTGAAAGGCGCGACGGTAGTCACAGGGATTTTATTCGCTGCCATGGGAACCGCAGCTGGTGTTTCTGCCAAATTCGGAACAGAATATAAGCAAGCCTCAAATACTATACAGACTTCTACGGGAGCGACTAAAGAAGAGATGGAAGGGCTCTCGGAGGTTATGAAAAATGTCTATACCGGAAATTTCGGAGAGGACATGAACGAGGTTGCGCAAGCAGTTGCTACTGTGAAAAAAAGTCTTGGGGGTACAGACCAGGAAATTCAAAAGGCTACAGAGGCTGCTTTTGGTTTCCGTGATACCTTTGGCTATGATATCTCTGAATCTACAAGAGCTGCAAGCATGCTTATGAAAACCTTTGGTACAGATGCGGAACATGCTTATGATTTAATGGCGAAAGGCGCACAGAAGGGGTTAGACTTTTCGGGAGAAATGCTGGATTCTATCATAGAATATGCACCGCAGTTTTCTAAAGCCGGACTGTCAGCAGAGCAGATGTTCAATATCATGGCATCAGGATACGAAGCAGGAGCCTGGAATCTGGATAAGGTAGGAGATGCCGTAAAGGAATTAAATATCCGTCTGGTAGATGGTTCTAAGACAACCGCAGAAGGCTTGGAAATGATTGGCATGAACGCAGACGAAGTTGCAAAGAAAATGTCAGAAGGCGGAGAAACGGCTACCGAAACTTACAAGCAGGTTGTAAAAGGTCTTGCCGAAATGGACGATAAGCAGGCTCAGAACATTGCAGGCGTAAATCTTTTTGGAACCATGTGGGAAGATCTTGGTCCTGGTGTGGTTGAGCAGCTTGCTGTGATGGAAGGGGCATATGATGACGTAAAAGGCACCATGGAAGAAATTAACCGAGTAAAGTATGATGATGTCGGAAGTGCCCTGGAAGCTTTGAAAAGGAAAGCGGAGGTTTCTCTCTTACTTCCTATTTCGGAAAATATCATGCCTGCAATTTCTAATGCTACAGAAGCAGCAATTGGATACATTGATGAGCTGGCAAATGCGTATGAAACCCAAGGAGTCAAAGGGTTAGTAGAAGAGGCTGGAGAAATTTTTGCTGATATAGCTACGAATGCTGCCGAACAGGCGCCGGAAATGGTAGATGTGGCGGTGAACTTTATAGATAATACAGTAAAAGGATTACAGAAGAATAAAAGAAAGCTTGCCAATGCAGGGAAAGAACTTACAAAAGCTTTGTGCGGTGCAGTTGTGAATTTACTTCCAAAAGAACTTCAGGAGCCTGTAGAAGATGCCATGGACAGTCTGGTAGACAGCATTACCGGGGGCGGTATCCGAAACGGGGTAAAGACCTTTTCTAATATTTTTGAGAATGGGTTTGAGGTAGTGGCCAAAGTAACAAAAACGGTATTGCCACCATTTATAAAAATAGTAGATAAGACAGCTGATAACCTGGATATCTTAATTCCTCTGGTGGCAGCAGGAGCCGCCGCATTTGAGGGGTACAAGGTAGTAGACGGTGTGACAGGTTCAATCAAAGCGTCTGCGAAGGCAGTTGAACTGTTGGCAGAAGCAGAAAAGACGGGAACGGTTGCACAGTTGGCCTCTACAGGGGCTGTGAAAGCAAAAGATATAGCCGTAGCGCTTCTTACCGGCAAGATTAAACTGGCAACCGTAGCACAAACAGCCTGGAACGCTATTATGGCAGCGAATCCTATAGGGCTTGTGATTACGGCGGTCGGAGCGTTGGTGGCTGGATTGACAGTTTATAAACTGGCTACAGATGATTCCAAAGAATCCCAATACGCCTTAACCGAAGAACAGAAGAAAGCCAACAAAGAAATCCATAAACAGTATGAGGCTTACAAGGAACTGGATTCTGCAAGAAAAGAATCAATGGAAAGCATCGATGCCGAATATGGTTATCTTACAGAGTTAAACGATGAGCTGAAAGGGTTGATAGATTCCAACGGACAGGTAAAAGCCGGATATGAAGACAGGGCAAATTTTATTGTCAATCAGTTGTCGGAGGCTCTTGGCATTGAAAAAGAAAAAGTCTGGGAAATCATTCAGGCCAATGGAAGTTTGGGCGATTCCATAGACCAGATTATCGAAAAGAAAAAAGCAGAAGCCCTTTTGACTGCCAATGAAGAGGCATATGCAGAAGCAATTAAGCAGAAAGACAGTGCGCTTAAAAGCTACACGGACAAGTTATCTGAATACGAAGCAGCACAGAAAAAATACAACGATGCACAGGAAGCGGCAACAAAAGCTCAGGAAGAGTACCAGGAGATTTTAAAGAATTCACCGGAAGCCGCAGCTGCTCATCAACTTGCCAGCCGGGAAATTTATGAGGCTGCAGATGAGGCAAAGGCGGCATATGATGAAACAAAGAAAACTCTTAAAGAAGCAGAAGAAACTTATGTTGGATATAATGCGACAATTCAGAATTATGAAGGTTTATCCAGTGCAATTATTTCCGGCGATGCCGCAAAGATTAATGAAGCAATGCAGAATATCCAGAATAGCTTTATCACTGCTGAAACCGGGACAGAAAAAAGCCTTAAAAAACAAGTCAAAAATACGGAAGACCATTATAAGGCTATGAAAAAGGCTGTAGAAGACGGGACTCCGGGTGTTACGCAGGAGATGGTAGATTCTGCAAAACATATGGTGGATAAGTCTAAGGCAGAACTGGACAAGCTTCAGCAGAAGGCAAAGGAATCCACTGAAAAAGCCGGAAACAGCGCCGCACAGGGAATTGCAGGAACAACCCCTCATATGATAGAGGTTATGGAAAACCTGGCACAGTCGGCAATGGATACATTAGATTCAAAATCTGGAGAATTTGAGAAGACGGGAGAAGATTCTGGAGAAGCCGTGAATCAGGGGTTATCCAGTAAGAAAGCTGATATTGATAAGACCTCAAAGGAGATTGCAGATTCTTCCAATAAACAGCTTGGCAGCGCAGATACTAAAAAAACTGGCGAGAGAAAAACTGATGAATACGATAATGGGGTTGCCAGTAATAAAGGAAAGATTGAGCGGACTTCGAAAAATATTGCCGATTCCTCTAACGAAAAGCTTGGCTCTGCAGATACTCAGGGCACAGGAAGCCGAAAAACCAAAGAGTATGATTTAGGAGTTGGAAGCAATAAAAGCAGCATAGACCTTACATCAAAGGCTATTGCCGATTCCTCTGATAGCTTACTCGGAAGTGCAGATACAGGATATACCGGGCGAAGAAAAGGTTCTGAGTATGATAATGGGTTGGGAAGTAATCGCTGGGGCATAGATTCCACTTCCCGATGGCTTTCAGATACAGCAAATGCAGGAATGGGTTCTTCTAATACAAGGGCTACAGGTGAGAGTCAAGGCGGAGAGTACGTTTCCGGTGTAGAAAGCAACGATCGGGGAGCAAATGCGGCGGGAGCGTCATTGGCGGAAAATGCCGATTCCGGCGCACGGTCTTATGACGGTTATGGACCCGGTTCGGATTTTGGTTCAGGCTTCACTTCAGGAATAAGAGATTGGTTTTCAGACGCTGTAGATGCAGCAACAAGTTTGGCTTCAAAAGCCTTCAATGCGGCAAAAAGATGGTTGGATGAACATTCTCCATCAAGAAAGACGAGAAAAGTAGGACAGTATTTTAGTGAAGGCTTTGCTCTGGGCATTGAAGATAAAGAAAAAATGGCTGAGAAGGCTTCTGAAAATCTTGCGAAAGCGGCTCTTGATTCTGTGGAATTTCCGGAATTTAACCTTGGAATGAATTCAGAAGAAATACAAGAAGCTGTGGGATTTATAAATGAAGCAGTTTCCAGGCGGGGAGAGATTTTCGCAAGGACGGCATTTGCGGTGAATGCAGAAAAATATGAAAAACAGCAAAGTGACAGGCTGTCAGACAGAGAAATCCAGGCAATCGGAAAAGCTGTCGCTGATGTTGTGAATGACCGCATGGAAGAATTTAAGTTTGTGGTAGGCACCCGGGAATTTGGACGAGCAGTAAGGGAGGTTAAGAAGTGA
- a CDS encoding ribosomal-processing cysteine protease Prp, with amino-acid sequence MIVVNITPTGLTVDGHAGYAKTGNDIICAAVSVLTQNLVNSVEALTEDKVLCYMENGHMDIKWENLSEQGKLLVDSFFIGICGISNTYGENYVQVCMGADGR; translated from the coding sequence TTGATTGTAGTAAATATTACACCAACTGGTCTTACAGTAGACGGCCATGCAGGTTATGCAAAAACTGGAAATGATATCATTTGTGCAGCGGTTTCTGTTCTGACACAGAATCTGGTAAATTCCGTAGAAGCGCTTACGGAGGATAAAGTTCTTTGCTACATGGAAAACGGGCACATGGATATAAAATGGGAGAATCTTTCAGAACAGGGAAAGCTGCTGGTGGATTCTTTTTTTATTGGCATTTGTGGAATATCAAACACATATGGCGAGAACTACGTGCAGGTATGCATGGGTGCCGACGGGCGTTAA
- a CDS encoding phage minor capsid protein: MLTRGERQEISDFGTSVYEDMETLIMQNIIRHIQNYDQPIDSDTWLMQKMAEIGKLNEENIKIIAKAAGLGATTVERMLQEVVDIVMERVEPGLTELERQGIVKGTVPVKESKNVREAVKAVRSQAIDSLNLCNTTMLYKARDVYKKLVQSAVDKAEEITNKQEFLDVLGKHVNAEAIGAESRQQAIREVIKEFNQKGIPAFVDKKGREWTPEAYVSMTLRATAGNVANKATFARMDDRGLNLVQMSSHPGARPKCSKDQGKIFDRNNGSGYTTDLHNKKVRYYPLKDSSYGEPDGILGINCGHHPVPFIPGISRKRYFPTEDFEENDKLYKKMQIQRSIERDIRKQKRECMLYDEIGDKEAFEAASVKLKQKEAHMKEYLQKNPKLVRRKDREQVIGFDRSNSAKAVAAKKAYTKAMETDTIPVKDIKIPKSVGAKFKNYKVVDKTTGVEYEFAPGTRIQNGEVFAGKGTKHPLHEGVAEGLSKEFGGTPSKWQHAKGFGILQDEETGEELSAEVHWFQEETVGKVKFKVKRWLDDEG, from the coding sequence ATGCTAACAAGGGGAGAAAGGCAGGAAATATCTGATTTTGGCACTTCAGTCTATGAAGATATGGAAACCCTCATTATGCAGAACATTATCCGGCACATACAGAACTACGACCAGCCAATAGACTCAGATACCTGGTTAATGCAGAAAATGGCCGAAATAGGAAAATTGAATGAAGAGAATATTAAAATCATTGCAAAAGCTGCAGGGCTTGGAGCTACAACGGTAGAGCGTATGCTGCAGGAAGTAGTAGATATTGTGATGGAGAGAGTAGAACCAGGGCTGACCGAGTTGGAACGTCAAGGGATTGTGAAGGGTACAGTTCCTGTAAAAGAGAGTAAGAATGTTCGAGAAGCTGTAAAAGCAGTCAGAAGCCAGGCGATAGACTCTTTAAATCTTTGCAATACAACCATGCTGTATAAAGCGAGAGATGTATATAAAAAGCTGGTGCAGTCTGCGGTAGATAAAGCAGAAGAAATTACCAATAAGCAAGAATTTCTTGATGTTCTGGGGAAGCATGTAAATGCAGAAGCTATAGGAGCAGAATCCAGGCAGCAGGCAATCAGGGAAGTTATCAAGGAATTTAACCAAAAAGGAATCCCAGCTTTTGTGGACAAAAAAGGCAGGGAGTGGACCCCGGAAGCGTATGTTTCTATGACGCTTCGTGCGACTGCTGGAAATGTCGCCAATAAAGCAACTTTTGCCAGAATGGACGATAGAGGCTTAAATCTGGTACAGATGAGCAGTCACCCTGGAGCCAGACCTAAATGTTCAAAAGACCAAGGGAAGATATTTGACCGGAATAATGGAAGTGGATATACAACCGATTTGCATAACAAAAAGGTGAGATATTATCCTTTGAAAGACTCATCTTATGGAGAACCAGATGGAATCCTTGGTATTAATTGCGGACATCACCCAGTACCTTTTATACCCGGCATATCCAGAAAACGCTATTTCCCTACGGAAGATTTTGAAGAGAACGATAAACTATATAAAAAGATGCAGATTCAAAGGAGTATTGAAAGGGATATCCGGAAACAAAAAAGAGAATGTATGCTTTATGATGAGATAGGAGATAAAGAAGCTTTTGAGGCGGCATCTGTAAAATTAAAGCAAAAAGAAGCACACATGAAAGAATACCTACAGAAAAATCCTAAATTAGTACGGAGGAAAGACAGAGAGCAGGTTATCGGGTTTGACCGGAGTAACAGTGCCAAAGCGGTAGCTGCAAAGAAAGCCTATACAAAAGCAATGGAAACTGATACAATACCAGTAAAGGATATTAAGATTCCAAAGAGTGTTGGGGCAAAATTCAAAAATTATAAGGTTGTAGATAAAACAACAGGTGTAGAATATGAATTTGCTCCGGGAACCAGAATACAAAACGGAGAAGTTTTTGCCGGAAAGGGTACGAAGCATCCGCTTCATGAAGGAGTTGCAGAAGGCTTATCGAAAGAATTTGGCGGAACACCATCAAAATGGCAACATGCAAAAGGCTTTGGCATATTACAGGACGAAGAAACGGGAGAGGAATTATCGGCAGAAGTACACTGGTTCCAGGAAGAAACCGTTGGGAAGGTTAAGTTTAAGGTAAAGAGGTGGCTGGATGATGAAGGTTAA
- a CDS encoding bacteriophage Gp15 family protein, which produces MNANIILNRLPDRVEIGGKEYQIRSDFRTSILFEAMIRSTLNDKEKLIQMLHMYYPVIPQETGEAIKKAVWFYNCGREPQKEQCEKNHTKQEFKRHKTSYSFEQDAPYIYADFLREYKINLRRIESEELHWWEFNALFDSLSENSKIKKIMYWRTCDTAGMSRKEVQRINELRKYYKLEDELSCSAKISLAQRNQRMKDYVQKRFQEVNRRVET; this is translated from the coding sequence ATGAACGCTAATATTATCCTGAACCGGCTTCCGGACAGAGTAGAAATTGGAGGTAAGGAATATCAGATACGTTCTGATTTCCGAACCTCTATTTTGTTTGAAGCTATGATTCGGAGTACATTGAATGACAAAGAGAAATTAATACAGATGCTACACATGTATTATCCTGTTATTCCACAGGAAACGGGAGAAGCAATTAAGAAAGCTGTATGGTTCTATAACTGCGGAAGAGAGCCGCAGAAAGAGCAATGTGAAAAAAACCACACCAAACAGGAGTTTAAAAGACATAAAACTTCTTATAGCTTTGAACAGGACGCACCTTATATTTATGCCGATTTTTTGAGGGAATATAAAATAAATCTTCGGAGGATTGAGAGTGAGGAACTTCATTGGTGGGAATTCAACGCTTTGTTTGATTCTCTTTCAGAAAATAGCAAGATTAAGAAGATTATGTACTGGAGGACCTGTGACACAGCAGGAATGAGCAGGAAAGAGGTACAGCGCATCAATGAACTTCGGAAATACTACAAACTAGAAGATGAATTGTCATGCAGCGCAAAGATTTCTCTTGCTCAAAGAAATCAGCGCATGAAGGACTATGTGCAGAAGCGCTTCCAGGAGGTGAACAGACGTGTCGAAACATAA
- a CDS encoding putative minor capsid protein, with translation MRAIPKSFLIHEAILLQEVPGEWGAESLEIIAELKRIRIEPSSKLVRDKNNVEWQLLAVMFFDCRNSSPRDFEFKEDQIVDFHGLKHRIVSIEPLYDNKKLHHCEIGMVRYAGKSDNQNRQGGRGGEHQNGWR, from the coding sequence ATGAGGGCGATACCGAAAAGTTTCCTGATACATGAAGCCATACTGTTGCAGGAAGTTCCAGGAGAATGGGGAGCGGAGAGCCTTGAAATAATTGCTGAACTGAAACGTATCCGCATAGAACCGTCCAGTAAGCTTGTACGGGATAAAAATAATGTGGAATGGCAGCTTTTGGCGGTCATGTTTTTTGATTGCAGGAATAGTTCTCCAAGGGACTTTGAGTTCAAAGAAGACCAGATAGTGGATTTTCACGGGCTGAAACACAGGATTGTTTCCATAGAACCATTATATGATAATAAAAAACTTCATCATTGTGAGATAGGAATGGTGCGATATGCCGGCAAAAGTGATAATCAAAATAGACAAGGCGGCAGAGGCGGCGAACATCAAAATGGCTGGCGATGA
- a CDS encoding phage portal protein, with the protein MSNVIRQYLESQQYNTVPDETYSHIDEWLEWYQNDVKKFHHYKVYNGAVTTEQERFRLGMAKTICEDWANLLLNEKVSIKAGDYSTRLEEVLASNKFRVNGNRLIELAFALGTGAFVEYMGGDDEIIIDYIRADMIYPLSWDNGEITECAFGSTRVVDGKERVYLQIHRFGNPEEGETADSYYLENKYLDAESGKEIEPPEDIIPLINTGSRIPLFQILTPNIYNNIDMDSPLGVSVFSNAISQLKGCDVVYDSYINEFILGRKRILVPIAMAKIQMEKEGIRQPTFDSKETVYYMMPGDRESDMKLTEVDMSIRAQEHELGIQRSIDLLSFKCGMGTGRYRFENGGVKTATEVISDKSDLYQNRQKHNLLVNDAIQSVVRAVSFLDTGTVVEATIDFDDSIIEDSNATIDKNIKLVNGGLRSKLSAIMEINKCDEKEAQKELERIAGDNQIDVDNVNWTDVEGENESESEHREENEETSKEEKNSRDSDEKVSGKDKA; encoded by the coding sequence ATGAGTAATGTAATACGCCAATATCTGGAATCACAGCAGTATAACACAGTTCCAGATGAAACCTACAGCCATATTGATGAATGGCTGGAATGGTACCAGAATGATGTGAAAAAATTTCATCACTATAAGGTTTACAATGGGGCAGTTACGACGGAACAGGAACGCTTCCGCCTGGGAATGGCAAAGACTATTTGTGAGGATTGGGCGAATCTCCTGTTAAATGAAAAAGTATCCATAAAGGCGGGAGATTACAGCACACGGCTGGAAGAGGTTCTGGCTTCTAATAAGTTCCGGGTCAATGGAAATCGTTTGATTGAATTGGCGTTTGCTTTGGGAACCGGCGCCTTTGTGGAATACATGGGCGGAGATGATGAGATTATCATTGATTATATCCGGGCAGACATGATTTATCCGCTGTCCTGGGATAACGGGGAAATAACAGAGTGCGCCTTTGGCAGCACCAGAGTTGTAGACGGAAAGGAAAGAGTGTATCTGCAGATACACAGATTCGGGAATCCGGAAGAGGGAGAAACTGCAGATAGCTATTATTTGGAGAACAAATATCTTGATGCAGAATCCGGAAAAGAGATAGAACCGCCTGAGGACATCATACCGCTTATCAATACAGGCAGCAGGATTCCTCTTTTTCAGATTTTGACGCCAAACATCTATAACAACATAGATATGGACAGTCCTCTGGGTGTTTCTGTCTTTTCTAATGCCATAAGTCAATTAAAAGGCTGTGACGTTGTGTATGACAGCTACATAAACGAATTTATCCTCGGAAGGAAAAGAATTTTGGTACCCATTGCCATGGCGAAAATTCAAATGGAGAAGGAAGGTATCAGGCAGCCAACCTTTGACTCAAAGGAAACTGTATATTATATGATGCCGGGTGACCGGGAAAGTGACATGAAGCTGACAGAGGTAGATATGTCTATCCGTGCCCAGGAGCATGAACTTGGAATCCAGAGGAGCATAGACCTTTTAAGCTTTAAATGTGGAATGGGAACCGGAAGATACCGGTTTGAGAACGGTGGCGTAAAAACTGCCACAGAGGTTATTTCAGATAAATCTGATTTATACCAGAACAGGCAGAAACACAACCTTCTGGTGAATGATGCCATACAGTCCGTTGTCCGGGCGGTTTCCTTTTTGGATACAGGAACAGTTGTGGAAGCTACGATAGACTTTGATGATTCTATCATTGAGGATTCCAATGCTACGATAGACAAGAACATTAAGCTGGTCAACGGTGGGCTACGTTCTAAGTTATCGGCAATCATGGAAATCAATAAATGTGATGAAAAAGAAGCCCAGAAGGAGCTGGAGAGGATTGCAGGAGATAATCAGATTGATGTGGATAATGTCAATTGGACAGATGTGGAGGGTGAAAATGAATCAGAATCGGAACATCGTGAAGAAAATGAAGAAACCTCCAAAGAAGAGAAAAACAGTAGGGATTCTGATGAAAAGGTTTCTGGGAAAGATAAAGCGTAG
- a CDS encoding phage tail tube protein: MKLKELMGNYKPETDYEGFATNDDYVLAIDAGESTSENDFEVVELGVSGLDSQMNPITQDKTYIRAGQSTMKTGTQRSFKVSGDRYIGDKAQDFMLAHNMKYGTGNGVVTDYVYFCLLNGKGEKGKVSIIVNSDGSGNAGESSAVDIELKKSGSLPTEYTYTPDNARAAVRANAKE, translated from the coding sequence ATGAAATTAAAAGAATTAATGGGAAACTACAAACCAGAAACGGATTATGAAGGATTTGCAACTAATGACGATTACGTTCTGGCAATCGATGCGGGAGAATCAACCTCTGAAAATGACTTTGAGGTTGTAGAACTTGGGGTTTCCGGGTTGGATTCCCAGATGAACCCGATTACACAGGATAAAACCTATATCCGTGCCGGACAGTCCACCATGAAAACAGGAACCCAGAGAAGCTTTAAGGTGTCCGGCGATAGATATATCGGGGATAAGGCTCAGGATTTCATGCTGGCTCACAATATGAAATATGGAACCGGAAACGGCGTTGTGACAGATTACGTTTATTTTTGCCTGCTGAATGGAAAAGGCGAAAAGGGAAAGGTGTCCATTATTGTAAATAGTGATGGCTCTGGCAATGCTGGAGAATCCTCTGCGGTCGATATTGAACTGAAAAAATCCGGTTCTTTACCTACAGAATATACATACACTCCGGATAATGCAAGAGCAGCCGTCAGAGCTAATGCAAAGGAGTAG
- a CDS encoding DUF6673 family protein has translation MKVKLLGVTLNMNVEELANPDIAKKYEDGIARALIEIVDAGEETVGSEGIRKQCQAVIDTFEDMFGEEDTKKVLGERTNIFRCLDAFDEYVSLYSDVVTPAINERAEKYRRARLNER, from the coding sequence ATGAAAGTAAAATTATTAGGCGTAACGCTGAACATGAACGTAGAAGAACTTGCAAATCCGGATATTGCTAAAAAGTATGAAGACGGAATCGCAAGAGCCTTAATTGAGATTGTAGATGCAGGAGAAGAAACGGTAGGGTCAGAAGGAATCCGGAAACAGTGCCAGGCAGTGATTGATACATTTGAAGACATGTTTGGAGAAGAGGATACCAAAAAAGTACTGGGGGAAAGGACTAATATTTTCCGGTGTTTAGATGCCTTTGACGAATATGTTAGTCTGTACTCCGATGTGGTAACACCGGCTATTAATGAACGGGCAGAAAAGTACAGAAGAGCCCGTCTGAATGAACGCTAA